In Silene latifolia isolate original U9 population chromosome X, ASM4854445v1, whole genome shotgun sequence, the following proteins share a genomic window:
- the LOC141621884 gene encoding putative disease resistance protein At4g27220: MAIISGFIAKSFNLDDKITILQNKAQLLAARAADITSELDMADLQFGKKRRRQVELWLRNVRQKGSEIETISDKVKNMRLLLPSLQLKDDIARLSKETEELIDQGQFRNGLTLDLNNTRLPLVTRNLVGQMFVQNTKTICRWLGDDKVQRIGIYGMGGVGKSSLMMHVHNMLLDKSIWGDVYWVTASQGSVIELQNKIARSVGLYLSSDEDPRKRAAMLSSILSRIGKIVLILDDLWNHCPLEDLGVPISSTNCKIVVTSRSLDVCRRMACQRFLKVEPLPEGEAWRLFVDRLGNYNTLLGECKEIARSVARECGGLPLGIRTMARAMSGVIDVNEWNNALQELRKPLRGQDDMENEVFPVLRFSFCHLNDTRLQKCFLSCVLYPEGYRILREELIDLWISEGSLEETESREEQFQKGNTILNRLENSCLLEAKNYNGERYVKMHDLLRDMAISITKCSPRFMVYPRAELNEVPNEDQWPENVEKASFVHNHISEILPGVSPKCPKLTTLLLQCNPLENILDSFFIHMKNLKVLNLSFTRIKRVPESISNLENLSAILVNGCWNLTYVPSLTRLQKLRELDFRHTRIKDAPDGLDRLTNLRRLDLSQIKDLSIPFSRILPGLYNLQVFKLSQTLKGIHLMRLSHLERIHCRSIFDMNDWAKFIESRHHWKLKNYNFILLGTADYSVPSRDQGRLSGLDRIVSVYKSSLNGGKKGILLPRNIQFLGINDCQFRERGLLDAIPTLQRATELRVCEIRNCEGIDYLWSPTASHPTPIPPQTFSHFRKLHIYSCPRIKKLFPVALLEQQLLPNLQEIELVNCPNMTEIISANEGDEANVGCKTGLLSLAKLNTLTLCNLPELESICRGLLLCSSLNNISKESCPMLKMIPLSLPLLCDSSDGTLHYLPTDIEWWTSLDKSYPKDVKLLRNALIKRACITSVL; this comes from the coding sequence ATGGCCATCATAAGCGGCTTCATAGCCAAGAGCTTCAACCTAGACGACAAGATAACGATTCTTCAAAACAAAGCTCAACTGCTGGCTGCTAGAGCAGCTGATATTACTTCTGAGCTTGACATGGCAGACTTACAGTTCGGAAAGAAACGAAGGAGACAAGTTGAACTCTGGTTGAGAAACGTCCGACAGAAAGGGTCAGAGATTGAGACCATCAGCGACAAAGTCAAAAATATGAGACTTCTTTTGCCAAGTCTACAACTCAAAGATGACATTGCGCGGCTCTCCAAGGAAACTGAAGAATTAATTGATCAAGGCCAATTTCGAAATGGTCTTACATTGGATTTAAACAACACTAGGCTGCCACTGGTGACTCGAAATCTAGTGGGGCAAATGTTTGTACAAAACACTAAAACAATCTGCAGATGGCTCGGAGATGATAAGGTGCAGAGGATTGGAATTTACGGAATGGGAGGTGTCGGGAAATCATCCCTTATGATGCATGTTCACAACATGCTCTTGGATAAGAGTATTTGGGGTGATGTTTATTGGGTTACTGCAAGTCAAGGTAGTGTAATAGAGTTGCAAAACAAGATTGCTAGATCAGTAGGTTTGTATCTTTCGAGTGATGAAGATCCTAGGAAGAGGGCTGCCATGCTATCTAGCATCCTATCAAGGATTGGGAAAATAGTGTTGATTCTAGATGACTTGTGGAACCATTGTCCATTGGAGGACCTAGGAGTTCCTATTTCATCGACTAACTGTAAGATTGTTGTCACTTCTCGTTCTTTAGACGTGTGTCGTAGGATGGCATGCCAAAGATTTCTTAAGGTAGAACCTCTTCCTGAGGGAGAAGCATGGCGCTTGTTTGTGGATCGTCTTGGAAACTACAACACACTTTTAGGGGAATGTAAAGAAATTGCAAGGTCGGTTGCCAGAGAATGTGGTGGTTTACCTCTTGGTATAAGGACCATGGCTCGGGCCATGAGCGGGGTGATCGATGTCAATGAATGGAACAATGCTCTGCAAGAGCTGAGAAAACCTTTAAGAGGGCAAGACGACATGGAAAACGAGGTGTTTCCGGTCCTAAGGTTCAGTTTTTGTCACTTGAATGATACCAGGTTACAAAAATGTTTTCTGAGCTGTGTGTTATACCCTGAAGGTTACAGAATACTCAGAGAGGAACTGATCGATCTTTGGATATCAGAGGGATCACTTGAGGAGACTGAATCCAGGGAAGAGCAATTTCAAAAGGGGAATACCATCTTAAATAGGCTCGAAAATTCTTGCTTATTAGAAGCAAAAAATTATAATGGAGAAAGATATGTGAAGATGCATGATTTACTAAGGGATATGGCAATCAGCATCACAAAGTGTTCCCCTCGCTTTATGGTCTATCCAAGAGCCGAACTAAATGAAGTACCAAATGAGGATCAATGGCCTGAAAATGTCGAAAAAGCCTCGTTTGTTCATAATCATATTTCTGAAATTCTACCAGGAGTGTCACCTAAGTGCCCTAAGCTCACTACTTTATTGCTTCAATGCAATCCCTTGGAAAATATCTTGGATTCTTTTTTTATACACATGAAAAACCTCAAGGTTCTTAACTTGTCTTTTACAAGAATTAAGAGAGTACCAGAGAGCATATCCAACTTGGAAAATCTTTCTGCAATTCTGGTCAATGGTTGTTGGAACCTAACTTATGTGCCCTCATTGACCCGGCTTCAGAAACTAAGAGAACTGGATTTTCGGCACACAAGGATCAAAGACGCACCTGATGGACTAGACCGACTTACAAACCTGAGACGTCTCGACTTGTCTCAAATAAAAGATCTATCAATCCCATTTAGCAGGATTCTTCCTGGGCTGTATAATTTGCAGGTTTTCAAACTCAGCCAAACCCTAAAAGGGATACATCTTATGCGTTTAAGTCACCTTGAGAGAATACATTGCAGGTCAATTTTTGATATGAATGATTGGGCTAAATTCATCGAATCTCGACATCactggaagctcaagaactacaacTTTATCCTCCTTGGAACTGCTGACTACTCTGTTCCATCTCGGGACCAAGGTCGGTTAAGTGGCTTGGATCGGATTGTATCAGTCTATAAGAGTAGCTTGAATGGAGGAAAAAAGGGTATTCTTCTTCCAAGAAACATCCAATTTCTAGGAATCAATGATTGTCAGTTCCGCGAAAGAGGGCTACTTGATGCTATACCCACCTTACAAAGAGCAACAGAACTAAGGGTATGTGAAATCAGGAATTGCGAAGGGATAGACTACCTATGGTCACCCACAGCATCACATCCTACACCAATTCCACCACAAACATTTTCCCATTTCCGAAAGCTACATATCTATAGTTGCCCTAGAATCAAGAAGTTATTCCCGGTTGCATTGCTAGAACAGCAACTCCTACCAAACTTGCAAGAAATCGAGCTTGTCAACTGTCCGAACATGACCGAGATTATATCAGCTAATGAAGGAGATGAAGCAAATGTCGGGTGTAAAACAGGTTTACTGTCACTTGCGAAACTGAACACATTGACATTGTGTAACCTGCCTGAATTAGAGAGTATTTGTAGGGGATTGTTGCTTTGTAGTTCTCTGAATAACATAAGCAAGGAGAGTTGCCCAATGTTGAAGATGATTCCACTTTCACTTCCTTTACTTTGTGATTCTTCTGATGGTACTCTCCATTATCTGCCTACTGATATTGAATGGTGGACATCTCTTGACAAGAGTTACCCTAAAGATGTGAAGCTCCTTAGGAATGCTCTCATTAAACGTGCTTGTATAACTTCAGTTTTATGA